The following coding sequences lie in one Haematobia irritans isolate KBUSLIRL chromosome 3, ASM5000362v1, whole genome shotgun sequence genomic window:
- the Grip128 gene encoding gamma-tubulin complex component 5 — MSALDQRNDIIIECVPELVRLLTGFDDDDINTQQCIHFAWNIIKNHRNLSTNSHDVRRKIEGIQERFRVDNSPEYADYLGRLCDEVVKHPLCVDHYEVDVHWSLLDFLFALAYNPTGALKKNKHKIEILPEVCEGIAVKDTEKAFWLNVLKEDFIAIPKYGNSDSDLSDWSDTEEEEDTQIVNVTNSLTSLSIDEGKNINSVHPSVLSVLKPPQKSVPHKLFDTSNPAQKLCETIQHSWWNPKAVGHCNAEVESDHTISNFSLDYCRYLNETSNNLIHFEEPKTIAEQHLLREILWMFQRPISCAAFLLEGEELKIRLNVTIPSCGVSALCTYLEEQYLPFINMMNVLRKFHRTIYSCEDRMPPRTLECYAANLNLHLTPVWDSLLEYEKRLIEPKDFEINTLITMRSFLDQAFRHLESLHEIHEKVFLDHRQHPAHIASAFLLASLMNCYQKESDVSKGNLFMSLLLASIKVFCEIIDTWWTDGRLDDWQQEYIVERASNNDQSICMREYRKNKSKAFFVPTNVSNVIEDNCLFQLMREHSLEAGRTLNLLYEINRIGDLRKNCDAMGGKLYNVFIDDFLRQVTTLQTEVTQITRGDINENSNIELETNDSGFFNDISSKNVSDRQKQSSLLDCLTTTDSHLLMAFTLNIKDEDSADDDEEREEEAKRQTPMNAPTIYEILEKRDCCNNLPLEELLTTSLTHIFRMRIAFANSFVLKLYREEFMILKHLRNIRKVLLLEASDIMHIFYSKLFSQIESGESWANRSLLTMQLDDIICSKFPDMSMLFCMEVNSAYRCQTTKVVEAVEELVVSYNLSRELAHIISSDDIKAYNKVFCFLLKVKWGITTLEKLQFARSHKRRIPYAQFEMIDLIMRRLEQLRFWMMYAIQSVHFHLMTHVLQSMGEQLEEKIESCENLNEMERVHKSYLSTVCEHCFLTDNLNTIKLGVEQLLSLVSILRAEWLACVKYIESNSPLAISLDDSFSADDEDNDFVANSQIDAMEYTYICCHQYLANILNDQVYLKKNTFLSGLRAAFNTSLPH; from the exons ATGTCAGCGCTCGATCAAAGAAATGATATAATAATAGAATGTGTGCCGGAATTGGTCAGACTCTTGACAGGATTCGAT GATGATGACATTAATACCCAGCAATGCATTCATTTTGCCTGGAATATcataaaaaatcatagaaatttaAGTACAAATAGTCATGATGTACGACGGAAGATTGAAGGCATACAGGAGAGATTCCGCGTTGATAATAGCCCGGAATATGCCGATTACTTGGGACGCTTATGTGATGAGGTTGTAAAGCATCCGTTATGTGTCGATCACTATGAGGTTGATGTCCATTGGTCATTGCTGGATTTCCTCTTTGCTTTAGCTTACAATCCAACAGGAGCTCTAAAgaagaataaacataaaatagaaaTTCTCCCAGAAGTGTGTGAGGGCATTGCGGTTAAGGATACTGAAAAGGCATTTTGGTTAAATGTCCTTAAAgaggattttattgcaattcCAAAATACGGCAACAGCGATTCGGATTTGAGT gaTTGGAGTGATACCGAGGAAGAGGAGGATACACAAATTGTAAATGTAACGAATAGTCTTACATCCCTATCGATTGACGAagggaaaaatataaattctgtTCATCCTTCAGTATTAAGTGTTTTGAAACCTCCACAAAAATCTGTTCCTCACAAATTATTCGATACCAGCAATCCTGCACAAAAGCTTTGTGAAACCATACAGCATTCCTGGTGGAATCCTAAAGCGGTTGGACATTGTAATGCTGAAGTGGAGAGTGATCACACAATCTCAAATTTCTCTTTAGATTATTGTCGATATCTTAATGAGACATCGAACAATTTAATCCATTTCGAAGAGCCAAAAACCATAGCAGAACAACATTTGCTACGTGAAATTCTTTGGATGTTCCAAAGACCAATCAGCTGTGCTGCTTTCCTGCTCGAAGGAGAAGAATTAAAAATCAGACTCAATGTAACCATACCAAGTTGCGGAGTG AGTGCCTTGTGTACATATTTGGAGGAACAATACTTACCTTTTATAAATATGATGAatgttttaaggaaatttcatagaaccATATATAGCTGTGAGGACCGTATGCCCCCTCGAACTCTCGAGTGTTATgctgccaatttaaatttacactTGACTCCAGTTTGGGACTCCCTATTGGAGTATGAGAAACGTTTAATAGAACCCAaggattttgaaataaatactttGATTACAATGCGATCATTTTTGGATCAAGCATTTCGTCACTTGGAATCATTGCATGAAATTCATGAGAAAGTTTTTCTGGATCATCGCCAGCATCCGGCTCATATTGCAAGTGCTTTTCTCTTGGCTAGTTTAATGAATTGTTATCAAAAGGAAAGCGATGTGTCCAAAGGGAATTTATTCATGTCATTGCTATTGGCCAGTATAAAGGTGTTCTGTGAGATAATTGATACTTGGTGGACAGATGGACGGTTAGATGATTGGCAGCAGGAGTACATTGTAGAGAG GGCTAGCAATAATGACCAATCTATTTGTATGAGAGAATATCGCAAAAATAAAAGCAAAGCATTCTTCGTACCCACCAATGTGAGCAATGTTATTGAAGACAATTGCCTTTTCCAATTGATGCGGGAGCATTCCCTCGAAGCTGGCCGAACACTGAACCTCCTCTATGAAATCAATAGAATTGGAGATTTGCGTAAAAATTGTGATGCTATGGGAGGAAAGCTCTATAACGTTTTCATAGATGATTTCCTAAGGCAAGTGACAACTTTGCAAACCGAGGTTACACAGATCACCAGAGGAGATATCAATGAAAATAGCAACATTGAATTGGAAACTAATGATAGTGGCTTTTTCAATGATATATCCTCGAAAAATGTTAGTGATCGCCAAAAGCAGAGTTCTTTATTGGATTGTTTAACAACTACCGATAGTCACCTATTAATGGCATTTACTTTGAACATCAAAGACGAAGATTCAGCCGACGATGACGAAGAAAGAGAGGAAGAAGCAAAGAGACAAACACCTATGAATGCCCCTACCatctatgaaattttggaaaaaagagaCTGCTGTAATAATTTGCCTTTGGAAGAATTGTTGACTACCTCTTTGACCCATATTTTTCGAATGCGAATTGCCTTTGCCAATAGTTTCGTCCTTAAGCTATATCGTGAAGAGTTTATGATCTTAAAACATTTGAGAAATATTCGCAAAGTCCTGCTCTTGGAAGCTAGTGATATTATGCatatattctatagtaaattattCAGTCAG ATAGAATCTGGTGAATCTTGGGCAAATCGTTCACTATTAACCATGCAGTTGGATGATATCATATGCTCCAAATTTCCCGACATGTCTATGCTGTTCTGCATGGAAGTGAATTCAGCATATCGTTGTCAAACCACCAAAGTTGTCGAGGCTGTTGAGGAATTAGTAGTTTCGTACAACCTCAGTCGGGAATTGGCTCACATAATCTCCTCCGATGATATTAAGGCCTACAACaaagtcttttgttttcttcTCAAAGTCAAATGGGGTATTACTACATTGGAAAAGTTACAATTTGCCCGGTCGCATAAGCGACGTATACCCTATGCCCAATTTGAAATGATCGATTTAATTATGAGACGTTTGGAACAATTACGTTTCTGGATGATGTATGCCATACAAAGTGTTCACTTTCATTTAATGACTCATGTTTTGCAATCTATGGGTGAAcaattggaggagaaaattgaaAGTTGTGAAAATCTTAATGAAATGGAAAGGGTGCATAAATCATATCTAAGTACGGTATGCGAGCATTGCTTCTTGACCGACAATTTAAACACCATAAAGCTGGGAGTGGAACAG CTTTTAAGTTTGGTTTCAATTTTACGTGCTGAATGGTTGGCTTGTGTTAAATACATTGAATCCAATAGTCCTTTGGCCATTTCGCTGGACGATAGTTTTAGTGCTGATGATGAAGATAATGATTTTGTTGCCAATTCCCAAATCGATGCCATGGAATACACCTACATATGTTGCCATCAATATTTGGCCAATATATTAAATGATCAAGTCTATTTGAAAAAGAATACATTTT TGTCTGGATTGAGAGCTGCTTTTAATACCAGTTTGCCTCATTAA